In Onychomys torridus chromosome 15, mOncTor1.1, whole genome shotgun sequence, the following proteins share a genomic window:
- the Ccno gene encoding cyclin-O: MVTPCPASPASPAAGAGRRDNHQNLRAPVKKSRRPRLRRKEPLRPLNACSLPGDSGVCDLFESPSSSSDGADSPAASTARDCSSLLSPARPLTALDLQTFRDYGQSCYDFRKAQESLFHPRESLARQPQVTAESRCKLLSWLLPVHRQFGLSFESLCLTVNTLDRFLLTTPVAADCFQLLGVTCLLVACKQVEVHPPRVKQLLALCGGAFSRQQLCNLECIVLHKLQFSLGAPTINFFLEHFTHARVEAGQAEVTRALEAQTLARGVAELSLADYAFTNYTPSLLAICCLALADRMLQLPHPLDLRLGEHPEAALQDCLGKLQMLVSINSTSLPHILPLQIWEKCRLPQSLK; this comes from the exons ATGGTGACCCCTTGTCCTGCCAGCCCAGCCAGCCCCGCTGCGGGAGCCGGGAGGCGGGACAACCATCAGAACCTCCGCGCCCCGGTGAAGAAGAGCAGACGCCCGCGCCTCCGGAGGAAGGAGCCGCTGCGGCCGCTGAACGCGTGTTCGCTCCCGGGAGACTCCGGCGTCTGTGACCTTTTCGAGTCCCCCAGCTCTAGCTCGGACGGCGCGGACAGCCCAGCGGCGTCTACGGCGCGGGACTGCAGCTCTTTACTCAGCCCTGCCCGGCCCTTGACCGCGCTAGATCTCCAGACCTTCCGAGACTACGGCCAGAGCTGCTATGATTTCCGCAAGGCGCAGGAGAGCCTTTTCCATCCGCGGGAGTCTCTGGCGCGACAGCCACAA GTGACAGCAGAATCCCGTTGTAAGCTGCTCAGCTGGCTCCTGCCCGTCCACCGCCAATTTGGCCTCTCCTTCGAGTCTCTGTGCCTGACAGTGAACACTCTGGACCGTTTCCTTCTCACCACCCCGGTAGCTGCAGACTGCTTCCAGTTGCTCGGGGTCACTTGCCTGCTCGTCGCTTGCAAGCAG GTAGAGGTGCACCCACCCCGCGTGAAACAGCTCCTGGCCCTGTGCGGTGGCGCTTTCTCTCGGCAGCAGCTGTGCAACCTTGAGTGCATCGTGTTACACAAGCTGCAGTTCAGCTTGGGCGCGCCCACCATCAACTTCTTCCTGGAGCACTTCACTCACGCTCGCGTGGAGGCGGGACAGGCTGAGGTCACCCGGGCCCTGGAGGCTCAAACCCTGGCTCGGGGAGTGGCGGAGCTGAGCCTGGCTGATTATGCTTTCACCAACTACACACCTTCCCTGCTGGCCATCTGCTGCCTGGCGCTGGCTGATCGCATGCTACAGCTCCCTCACCCGCTGGATCTTCGCCTGGGAGAGCACCCAGAGGCCGCACTGCAAGACTGCCTGGGCAAGCTGCAGATGCTGGTGTCCATCAACAGTACCTCCCTGCCTCACATACTGCCTCTCCAGATCTGGGAGAAGTGCAGGCTGCCCCAGAGTTTGAAATAA